AAGCTGGCCGCCGGGGACAACCAGCAGGACCTGGACAAGATCGCCCGCGGGGACGAGCTGGGGGCCATTGTCGGCTCCCTGGGGGTCTTCCGCGACAACCAGCTGCGCCTCACCGCCATGCGCGAGGAGCAGGAAGCCATGGCCACCCGTGAACAGGCGACCCGGGCCCAGGCGGAAAAGGAACGGGCCGACACCCAGGCCGCCCAGGCCGCGGTCGTCAGCACCCTGGCCGATGGCCTGTCGCGCCTGAGCCAAGGCGACCTGACCCACTCCATCAACCAGGCCTTCCCCGAGGAATACGAGGCCCTGCGCTCTGACTTCAACGCCGCGGTCGACAAGCTGCGGGAGGCGATGCAGGTCATCGTCGCCACCAGCTCGCAGATCGGCTCCAGCTCCGAGGAGATCGCCGGCGCCTCCGACGACCTCTCGCGGCGCACCGAGCAGCAGGCCGCCAGCCTGGAGGAAACCGCCGCCGCCCTCGACGAGATCACCGCCACGGTGAAGAAGTCCGCGGAAGGCGCCAGCCACGCCCGGGCGGTGGTGCAGACCGCCAAGACCGGCGCGGCGGACGGCGGCGATATCGTCCGCCAGGCCGTCCTGGCCATGGGCGAGATCGAGAAGTCCTCCACCCAGATCAGCCAGATCATCGGGGTGATCGACGAGATCGCCTTCCAGACCAACCTGCTGGCCTTGAACGCCGGGGTCGAGGCCGCCCGGGCCGGGGAAGCCGGCAAGGGCTTCGCCGTCGTCGCCTCCGAGGTCCGGGCGCTCGCCCAGCGCTCGGCGGAAGCGGCCAAGGAGATCAAGGCCCTGATCAGCGCCTCGTCGACCCAGGTCGGCTCAGGAGTACAACTGGTCGGCAAGACCGGTCAGGCCCTGGAGATGCTGGTGGCCCAGGTCGATGAGATCGACGGCCTGGTGGGGGAGATCGCGGCCTCGGCCAAGGAACAGGCTGTCGGCCTCAACGAGGTCAACGCCGCGGTCAACAAGATGGACCAGGTGACCCAGCAGAACGCCGCCATGGTGGAGCAATCCACCGCCGCGGCCCACGCCCTGAACGGCGAGGCCACCGAGCTGCGCCGGCTGATGGGCGACTTCCGCACGGGCGCCGAGAGCGCTCCGCCGCGGGCGTCGCGGCCCCAGGCGGCCGGACCGGGCTCGCGTCCCGCGGCCTCCCCGCCGCGCCGGATGGCCGAGAAGATCCGCGCCAACTTCGGCGGCGCTGCGGCCACCCAGCACAAGACCCAGGACTGGGAGGAATTCTGATCCCTACTTTGAGCAGGAGCCCTTCCAACGGGTCAGATGATTTCATCTGACCCTGAGGCTCTGGTCTGACGAGATCCTGACCCGGCGCTCCCCAGCGTCGGTGCGGGTTTCCTCCCCCGAGGAAAAACCTGGGGCGCGCCTGATTCAAGACAGGCGCGCCCCGACTTTTTCGCATTTCGACTTTGACATCAAACCCTTGGCGGCAACCAAAATAAAGCCCATCTGTTCGGCTGGTATGTTCCAGACGCTTCACTAGGGCCCACAGACATGACCCGCCGATATGCCGCCCTCGCCGCCAGCGCCTTGCTGCTGGCCACGCTCGGGGCCTGCGCCACCGCCACCCCCTACCAGCCCAATGTCCGCGGCCAGGCCACCTCTGGGGGCTTCTCCGAGGTGCGCCTGGAGGCCGACCGCTTCCGGGTGAACTTCGCCGGCAACAGCCTGACCTCGCGCGAGACGGTGGAGGGCTATCTGCTTTACCGCTCGGCCGAGCTGACGGTGGCCCAGGGCTATGACTGGTTCTCGGTGGTGGACCGCCAGACCGACCGCGACGCGCGGACCTATGTCGAGCCCGATCCCTTCTACCGGCCCTGGTACGGCCCCAGCTACGGCTTCTGGCGTCCGTCCTGGCGCTACTACGGCGCGGGCTACGGCTGGCGCTCCTGGGATCCCTTCTTCGGCGACCCCTTCTGGGGCGACCGCATGGACGTCCGCACCGTGGAGAAGTTCGAGGCCAGCGCGGAAGTGGTGATGCACAAGGGCGCCAAGCCCGAAGGCGACACCCACGCCTTCGATGCCCGCGCGGTGATGGACAACCTCGGCCCTAGGGTCCTGCGCCCGGCCCAGCCCTAAGCCACAACGTCATCGTCATCCCCGGGCTTGTCCCGGGGACCCATGATCTCCGCCGCGACGCAGGATTTGCGGCGGGCGTCGTGGAGGCTTGCTGAATCTCGGAGATCATGGATGGCCGGGACAAGCCCGGCCATGACGATCCCAAGGATAGGGGCTAGCCCTTGACGCGCTTGTCCCGCTTGGCGGCGACCCGCAGGCGCAGGGCGTTGAGCTTGATGAAGCCCGAGGCGTCGTTGTGGTCGTAGGCGACCTTGCCCTCCTCGAAGGTGACCAGGTCCTGGTCGTAGAGGGAGTAGGGGCTGGTGCGGCCGATGATGGTGGTGTTGCCCTTGTAGAGCTTCACCGTCACCTGGCCGTTGACCATGGCCTGGCTGTGGTCGATGGCGGCCTGCAGCATCTCGCGCTCCGGCGTGAACCAGAAGCCGTTGTAGATGAGCTCCGCATAGCGCGGCATCAGCTCGTCCTTCAGGTGCATGGACCCGCGGTCCAGGGTGATGGACTCGATGCCCCGGTGGGCGGCCAGCAGGATCGTGCCGCCGGGCGTCTCGTAGACACCGCGAGACTTCATGCCGACATAGCGGTTCTCCACCAGGTCCAGCCGGCCGACGCCGTTGGCGTAGCCCAGCTCGTTGAGCTTGGTGAGCAGGGTAGCGGGGCTCATTTTTACGCCGTCGATGGCGGTGGGGTCGCCCTTCTCGAAGTCCATCGTGAACACGGTGGCCTTATCGGGGGCGTCCTCCGGAGCGATGGTGCGCATATAGACGAACTCGGGCGCCTCGACCGCCGGGTCCTCCAGCACCTTACCTTCGGAGGAGGAGTGCAGCAGGTTGGCGTCGACGCTGAAGGGCGCCTCGCCGCGCTTGTCCTTGGCGATCTGGATCTGGTGCTGCTCGGCGAACTCCAGCAGGGCCTCGCGGCTCTTGAAGTCCCACTCCCGCCAGGGGGCGATCACGTGGATGTCCGGCTCCAGGGCGTAATAGGCCACCTCGTAGCGGACCTGGTCGTTGCCCTTGCCGGTGGAGCCGTGGCTGACGGCGTCGGCCCCCATCTTGCGGGCGATCTCGATCTGCTTCTGGGCGATCAGCGGCCGGGCGATGGAGGTGCCCAGCAGGTACTGGCCCTCATAGACGGTGTTGGCGCGGAACATCGGGAACACGAAGTCGCGCACGAACTCCTCGCGCACGTCCTCGATGAAGATGTTCTCGGGCTTCACCCCGGCGGCCAGCGCCTTGGCCCGCGCGGGTTCCAGTTCCTCGCCCTGGCCGAGATCGGCGGTGAAGGTGATGACCTCCGCCCCGTACTCGGTCTGCAGCCACTTCAGGATGATCGAGGTGTCCAGCCCGCCGGAATAGGCCAGGACGACTTTCTTGATCGCGGGCTTGGACATGGGCGTGCGGACTTTCGGCAGGAAATGGACGTCGCGGGCGTATAGGGGCCAAAGGCCCGCCGTATCAAGGCTTGAGCGCGCCTTCACTCTGCAGCAAGTCCATGGCCGCCTTCAGCCAGCGCAGGTGGCCGATGGTGATCAGGGCCGCGGCGGTCGCCCGCACGCCGAACAGGATCACCGCCTGCTCCATGTTGGCCGCGGCGTTGCGATTGAAGGCCACCAGCCCCAGACCGAGGACAAAGGCCGCCGCGGGGATCAGCAGCAGGGCGATGTTGCGCTTCAGCCGGAAGGTCGGCGCGCCGCTGAGGGCGAACTGCAGGGGCACCCGGGTCTCGGGGTCGATCCGTCGCCAGGCCGCCAGGGTGGCCGAGGCCATGATCGACATGGCGATGATCCACAGGGCGTCGCCGACGAGGGACAGCAGCATCAGACGGTCACCTGGGTTCCGAGCTCGACCACGCGGCCGGGGGGAATCTTGTAGAAGTCGGTAGGGTTGGCGGCGTTGCGCATCAGGAAGATGAACAGCTTGTCCTGCCAGAGCGGCATGCCGCTCTGGGCCGAGGCCACCACCGAGCGGCGGCCGAGGAAGAAGCTGGTGGCCATGATGTCGAACTTCAGGCCGAGCTTGCGGCAGAGACCGAGCGCCTTGGGCAGGTTGGGGCTCTCCATGAAGCCGTAGTTGATCGTGACCCGCTTGAAGTCATCGTTGATCGGCGTGATCTCCACGCGGTTGGCTTCCTTGACCCGCGGGGTCTCGGCGGTGTGGACCGTCAGGATGATGTTCTTCTCGTGCAGCACCTTGTTGTGCTTGAGATTATGCATGAGCGCGACCGGAGCCATGTCGGGGTCTGAGGTCAGGAAGATCGCCGTGCCGGGCGCCCGGTGCGGGGCGCGGGCCTTGAGGATTTCCGACAGTTCCAGCAGCGGCACGGAGTCGCGGCGGGTCTTGTCGGTGAGGATCTGGGCGCCGCGGGTCCAGGTCCACATGATGATCACCAGGGCCAGGCCCAGCACCAGGGGCAGCCAGGCCCCCTGCGGGATCTTCAGCAGGTTCGAGGAGATGAAGGTGACGTCCAGGGCGCCGAAGCCGATGGCCGCCAGCCAGGCCTGCCAGGTCGGCCGCTTCCACATGTGCTTGATGATCACGAAGAACAGCAGGGTGTCGACGAACATCGCCCCGGTCACCGCGATGCCGTAGGCGGCCGCCAGGTTGGAGGAGTTGCGGAAGGTGAACAGCAGCACCAGCACCCCGATCATCAGGATGGTGTTGACCTGGGGCACGAAGATCTGGCCGGCCTGGGTCTCGCTGGTGCGGCGGATGTCGATGCGCGGGAACAGGCCCAGCTGCACCGCCTGCTGGGTCATGGAGAAGGCGCCGGTGATCACCGCCTGGCTGGCGATGACGGTGGCCGCCGTCGCCAGCAGCAGCACCGGCCAGTAGATGACCTCGGGGATCATCGCGAAGAACGGATTGGCCCGGGCCGCCGGATGGGCCAGCACCAGGGCGCCCTGGCCCAGATAGTTCAGCAGCAGGGACGGCAGGACCAGGATCACCCAGGCGGCCTGGATCGGCTTCTTCCCGAAGTGGCCCATGTCGGCATAGAGGGCCTCGGCCCCGGTCACAGCCAGGAAGACGCTGCCCAGGATGATGAAGCCCAGCAGGCCGTTGTCCCACAGGAAGATCAGCCCGTAGTGCGGCAGAAGGGCGCGGAAGATCGAGGGGTCCTCGATGATGTGGTAGATGCCCAGGCCGGCCAGGACCAGGAACCACAGGGCGGTGATCGGCCCGAAGAACTTGGCGATGCTGGTGGTGCCCTTGGCCTGGACCATGAACAGGGCCACCAGGATGGCCGCCGAGATCGGCACCACGAAGGGCGCCATCCTGTGGCCGACGCCCGGCGCGTCCTTCAGGCCCTCGATGGCCGAGAGCACCGACACCGCCGGGGTGATGATGCCGTCGCCATAGAACAGCGCCGCGCCGATCACGCCCAGGAAGAACACCGCCGTCGAACGGCGGCCGAGGGAACGTTGGGCGAGCGCCATCAGGGCGAGCGTCCCGCCCTCGCCCTTGTTGTCGGCGCGCATCAGGAAGACGACGTACTTGATGGTGACGATGAGGATCAGCGCCCAGGTCACCAGGGACACGACGCCCAGCACCGCGATCTCGTTGGAGACGGTGCCCCGGGTGTGGTGCAGCGCCTCGCGCATCGCGTAGAGCGGGCTGGTGCCGATGTCGCCGAACACCACGCCGATCGCCCCCAGCGCCAGGGCGCGGAAGCTCTCCTTGTGGGGGGCGTGCAGCGAATCCTCCGTCGCCTCAGTGGCGACGCTGGCCGGATCAGCCATCCAAAGTCTCCGGGACCGAAAAAGCGGCGCCCTTGGTCGGCACGATGCCGTTGTGCGGCGGGCGCGATACACCCTTTCCCGCCGCCGTTCAATCGCAGCTTGACGCCCTCATGCGGCGGCTGGTCGCGATCTGAACGCCCGCGAGGGTCCACAGGTTCGCCAAAGCTTGCGCATTGCCTGTTCTAACGCCACATCTGGCCCATGTTCATCCAGACCGAACCCACCCCGAACCCCGAGGTCCTGAAGTTCCTGCCCGGACAAACAGTCCTCGCCGAGGGCTCGCGGGACTTCCGCAGTCCGCTTGAGGCCGAGGCCTCGCCGCTGGCCTCAGACCTCTTCGACATCGACGGCGTCGATCGGGTGTTCTTCGGCAACGACTTCGTCACGGTGGGCAAGGCGCCCGACGCCGACTGGCCGCACCTGAAGGCGCCGGTCCTGGCCGCCATCATGGATCACTTCGCCTCGGGCCGGCCGCTGTTCACGGTGGCCGCTGATGCCGAGAGCGGCGGCCATGACGACGAGACCGTCTACGACGCCGACACCGCCCAGGTGGTGGCCGAGATCAAGGATCTACTGGACACTCGAATTCGTCCGGCCGTGGCCCAGGACGGCGGCGACATCCTGTTCAACCGCTTCGAGCCCGACACCGGTGTCGTGTGGCTGCACATGCGCGGCGCCTGCTCGGGCTGTCCGTCCTCCTCGGCCACCCTGAAGGCCGGGGTCGAGAACATGCTCAAGCACTATGTGCCCGAGGTCACCCGGGTCGAGCAGACCCTCTGATCCTGCTGGCTATCGATACCTGCCTGGGCGCCTGCTCGGCCGCCGTCCTCGACGGCGTGCGTGTGCTGGCGTCCCGCGTCGAGCCCATGGCCCGGGGCCACCAGGAACGGCTCGCGCCGCTGGTGGCGGAGGTCATGGCGGAAGCCGGCGTTGAATTTTCCCAGCTTGAACGGGTCGGCGTCACCGTCGGTCCCGGCTCCTTCACCGGCCTGCGGGTCGGTCTCGCCTTCGCCAAGGGCCTGGGCGCGGCGCTCTCTATTCCCGTCATCGGGGTCGGCGTGCTGGAGGCCCTGGCCCAGCCGCTTACCGGAACCGTCTTCGCCGTCCTCGACGCCAAGCGTGACCAGGTCTACCTGCAGGCCTTCGCCGACGGCGTGGCGGTCAGCGCGCCGGACGCCCTGCCGCTGGGAACCGCCGCCGCGCGGCTGGCGGAACTTTTTGGCGCGGGCGACGTGACCCTGGTGGGGTCCGGCGCGGCCCTGGTTTGCGACCTGCTGCCGGGCGCCATCCTTGTCGCGGCCGACCACGCCGATCCGGTGGCTGTGGCCCAGATCGCCGCCGGCCGTCCCGCGGTTCCGCCTCGCCCCCTCTATCTCCGCGCCCCCGACGCCAAGCTGCCGGGCGGCCGTGACCTGCCGGCATGAAGCTCCGCGCCGCCGAAGAGGCCGACCTCGAGGCCCTGTCGGCGGTGCATCGCCGCGCCTTCACCCCCGGCTGGGGGCCTGAGGAGATCGCCGACCTGGCCAGCGGCCCCGGCGCCTTCGGCCTGATCGTGGAAGCCGAAACCCCGCTGGGCATGATCCTCTGTCGAGCCCTGGCCGGGGAGGCCGAGGTCCTGACCCTGGCCGTCGATCCCGCCGCCCGGCGCCAGGGGGTGGCCCGCGCCCTGGTGGCCGCCGCCGCCATTACCGCGCGGGCGGCAGGCGCGGCGGCGATGTTCCTGGAGGTGGCCGTGGACAACGACCCAGCCATCGCCCTGTACGAGGCCCACGGTTTTGTTCGCGCCGGCCGGCGGCCAAGCTATTATGATCGCGGTGGCGGCATCTATGTGGACGCGGCCGTCATGCGTCTCGACCTTGGCGGCACGTCCCTCTAGACCTACCCCTACGGTAGTTGGAAATCAGGAGTCGGTTCGTGGACCGGATCGAAAATCTCTGCGTCGAAAAGGGCATGCGCATGACCGAGCAGCGCCGCGTGATCGCGCGCGTGCTGTCGGCGGCCCATGACCACCCCGACGTGGAAGAACTGTACCGCCGGTCCCACCAGGTGGACCCGCACATCTCCATCGCCACGGTCTACCGCACGGTGCGGCTGTTCGAGGAGGCCGGCATCATCGCCCGCCACGACTTCCGTGACGGCCGCTCGCGCTATGAGGAAGCCACCGAGGTGCACCACGACCACCTCATCGACATGAAGTCGGGCAAGGTCATCGAGTTTGTCGACGACGAGATCGAGGCCCTGCAGGAGGCCATCGCCCGCAAGCTCGGCTACAAGCTGGTGGATCACCGGCTGGAGCTCTACGGCGTCCCGGTCGAGGAATAGGGTCCGGCTGGCGGCTTGCGTGCGTTTTTCCACAGCCGCATAAGCTGACGCCATGTCCGACCCCGCGCCCACCCGGCGTCTCTACATCAAGACCCACGGCTGTCAGATGAACGTCTATGACAGCGAGCGGATGGCTGACCTGCTCAGCCCGCTGGGCTACGCCATGACCGAGCGTCCGGAGGACGCCGACCTGGTGGTGCTCAACACCTGCCATATCCGCGAGAAGGCCACAGAGAAGGTCTATTCCGAGCTCGGCTATCTCAAGCAGATGAAGCTGGCCCGACAGGCGGCCGGCCAGTCCATGACCATCGCCGTGGCCGGCTGCGTGGCCCAGGCCGAGGGCAAGGAGATCATGCATCGCCAGCCGGCGGTGGACCTGGTGATCGGACCCCAGGCCTATCATCAGCTGCCCGAACTGATCGCGCGGGCCCACCGCGCCAAGGGCGAGCGGCTGTCGGCCGACTTCGCCGCCGACGCCAAGTTCGATCGGCTGGGCGCCGTCCGCAATCCCTCCGGGGTCACCGCCTTCCTGACCATCCAGGAGGGCTGCGACAAGTTCTGCACCTTCTGCGTGGTGCCCTATACGCGGGGCGCGGAGTTCTCGCGGCCGGTCGAGGCGATCCTGGCCGAGGCCCGCAGCCTCGCCGACCAGGGTGTGCGCGAGGTCACCCTGCTGGGCCAGAACGTCAACGCCTACTCCGGCGAAGGCGGCCTGGCCGGTCTGGCGCGCAGGCTGGCCAAGATCGAGGGCCTGGACCGCATCCGCTACACCACCAGCCACCCCGCCGACATGGACGACGCCCTGATCGCCGCCCACGGCGAGGTCGAGGCCCTGATGCCCTATCTGCATCTGCCGGTGCAGGCGGGCTCCGACAGAATCCTGCGGGCCATGAACCGCGCCCACACCGCCGACAGCTACCTACGGCTGGTGGAGAAGATCCGCAGCCAGCGGCCCGACATCGCCATGGCCGGGGACTTCATCGTCGGCTTCCCGGGGGAGCGCGACAGCGATTTCGAGGCCACCCTGCAGCTGGTCCGCGAGGTGGGCTATGCCGGCGCCTTCTCGTTCAAATATTCCCGCCGCCCCGGCACGCCGGCCGCCGCCCTGCCGGGCCAGGTGGCCGACGAGGTGAAGGACGCGCGGCTGGCCCGCCTCAACGCCCTGCTGGACGAACAGCAGACCGCCTTCAACGAAAGCCAGGCGGGCAGGACCCTGCCGGTGCTGTTCGAGCGCGCCGGCCGTCACCCGGGTCAACTTTCCGGCCGCAGCCCCTATCTACAGGCGGTGCATGTGAGCGGGCCCGATCATCTGATCGGCCAGATCGTTCCCGTGCGTATCGACAGCGCGGCCAAGATGAGCCTCGCCGGGTCCCTGGCATTGGAGTTTGCGTGAGTAAGGCGCCTGAATTCATTCCCCTGTCCGACATCGCCGTGCGCGCGGTGGGCGGGACGGCCAGCCGGCACGCGGCCCTGATCGAGGACGCCTTCGACGTGCTGATGGAAACCCCCGGCGGCGGGGTTTCCATCACCGGCGAGTCGAAGAACCGCGCCACCGCCCGGCGGGTGGTGGAGCAGATCGCCGAGCGCGCCGACCAGGGCCTCGAGATCACCGAGGCCGATATTCGGGTGGCCATCGGCCAGGGACGGGTGGGTCGCGGCGGCGCCCCCGGCAGCCTGCCCACCGGCAAGCGCGGCCAGGTGGCCCCCAAGACCCCGGGCCAGGCCCGCTATCTCCAGGCGCTGGCCGCCTGCGAGCTGGTCTTCGGCCTCGGCCCCGCCGGCACCGGCAAGACCTTCCTGGCCGTGGCCCATGGCGCAGGCATGCTGCTGCGCGGCGAGGTGGAGC
The sequence above is drawn from the Phenylobacterium glaciei genome and encodes:
- a CDS encoding HAMP domain-containing methyl-accepting chemotaxis protein, with protein sequence MKTFRLADLSLVVKMAFAPAFAVLMLALVAGGAVWSQQQQSRAIDRIVSQDMAVSLDLARISKRITAVHGDLYLLMTHTAATPGTDPTAQLQKLMTDVDSIKADLGKLKGKMPPAEQKRFDSLIKDLTDYRGGIEVVGSMLGIDFATAAAFVEPFEVQYNRMTETLDGATALVQKEAKAHAKASADEAAMTGKLAMGGALITLLAVAGISIATILGVKRAIQGIAGATEKLAAGDNQQDLDKIARGDELGAIVGSLGVFRDNQLRLTAMREEQEAMATREQATRAQAEKERADTQAAQAAVVSTLADGLSRLSQGDLTHSINQAFPEEYEALRSDFNAAVDKLREAMQVIVATSSQIGSSSEEIAGASDDLSRRTEQQAASLEETAAALDEITATVKKSAEGASHARAVVQTAKTGAADGGDIVRQAVLAMGEIEKSSTQISQIIGVIDEIAFQTNLLALNAGVEAARAGEAGKGFAVVASEVRALAQRSAEAAKEIKALISASSTQVGSGVQLVGKTGQALEMLVAQVDEIDGLVGEIAASAKEQAVGLNEVNAAVNKMDQVTQQNAAMVEQSTAAAHALNGEATELRRLMGDFRTGAESAPPRASRPQAAGPGSRPAASPPRRMAEKIRANFGGAAATQHKTQDWEEF
- a CDS encoding CC0125/CC1285 family lipoprotein, which gives rise to MTRRYAALAASALLLATLGACATATPYQPNVRGQATSGGFSEVRLEADRFRVNFAGNSLTSRETVEGYLLYRSAELTVAQGYDWFSVVDRQTDRDARTYVEPDPFYRPWYGPSYGFWRPSWRYYGAGYGWRSWDPFFGDPFWGDRMDVRTVEKFEASAEVVMHKGAKPEGDTHAFDARAVMDNLGPRVLRPAQP
- a CDS encoding argininosuccinate synthase, with translation MSKPAIKKVVLAYSGGLDTSIILKWLQTEYGAEVITFTADLGQGEELEPARAKALAAGVKPENIFIEDVREEFVRDFVFPMFRANTVYEGQYLLGTSIARPLIAQKQIEIARKMGADAVSHGSTGKGNDQVRYEVAYYALEPDIHVIAPWREWDFKSREALLEFAEQHQIQIAKDKRGEAPFSVDANLLHSSSEGKVLEDPAVEAPEFVYMRTIAPEDAPDKATVFTMDFEKGDPTAIDGVKMSPATLLTKLNELGYANGVGRLDLVENRYVGMKSRGVYETPGGTILLAAHRGIESITLDRGSMHLKDELMPRYAELIYNGFWFTPEREMLQAAIDHSQAMVNGQVTVKLYKGNTTIIGRTSPYSLYDQDLVTFEEGKVAYDHNDASGFIKLNALRLRVAAKRDKRVKG
- a CDS encoding potassium transporter Kup produces the protein MADPASVATEATEDSLHAPHKESFRALALGAIGVVFGDIGTSPLYAMREALHHTRGTVSNEIAVLGVVSLVTWALILIVTIKYVVFLMRADNKGEGGTLALMALAQRSLGRRSTAVFFLGVIGAALFYGDGIITPAVSVLSAIEGLKDAPGVGHRMAPFVVPISAAILVALFMVQAKGTTSIAKFFGPITALWFLVLAGLGIYHIIEDPSIFRALLPHYGLIFLWDNGLLGFIILGSVFLAVTGAEALYADMGHFGKKPIQAAWVILVLPSLLLNYLGQGALVLAHPAARANPFFAMIPEVIYWPVLLLATAATVIASQAVITGAFSMTQQAVQLGLFPRIDIRRTSETQAGQIFVPQVNTILMIGVLVLLFTFRNSSNLAAAYGIAVTGAMFVDTLLFFVIIKHMWKRPTWQAWLAAIGFGALDVTFISSNLLKIPQGAWLPLVLGLALVIIMWTWTRGAQILTDKTRRDSVPLLELSEILKARAPHRAPGTAIFLTSDPDMAPVALMHNLKHNKVLHEKNIILTVHTAETPRVKEANRVEITPINDDFKRVTINYGFMESPNLPKALGLCRKLGLKFDIMATSFFLGRRSVVASAQSGMPLWQDKLFIFLMRNAANPTDFYKIPPGRVVELGTQVTV
- a CDS encoding NifU family protein; its protein translation is MFIQTEPTPNPEVLKFLPGQTVLAEGSRDFRSPLEAEASPLASDLFDIDGVDRVFFGNDFVTVGKAPDADWPHLKAPVLAAIMDHFASGRPLFTVAADAESGGHDDETVYDADTAQVVAEIKDLLDTRIRPAVAQDGGDILFNRFEPDTGVVWLHMRGACSGCPSSSATLKAGVENMLKHYVPEVTRVEQTL
- the tsaB gene encoding tRNA (adenosine(37)-N6)-threonylcarbamoyltransferase complex dimerization subunit type 1 TsaB — encoded protein: MLLAIDTCLGACSAAVLDGVRVLASRVEPMARGHQERLAPLVAEVMAEAGVEFSQLERVGVTVGPGSFTGLRVGLAFAKGLGAALSIPVIGVGVLEALAQPLTGTVFAVLDAKRDQVYLQAFADGVAVSAPDALPLGTAAARLAELFGAGDVTLVGSGAALVCDLLPGAILVAADHADPVAVAQIAAGRPAVPPRPLYLRAPDAKLPGGRDLPA
- a CDS encoding GNAT family N-acetyltransferase — translated: MKLRAAEEADLEALSAVHRRAFTPGWGPEEIADLASGPGAFGLIVEAETPLGMILCRALAGEAEVLTLAVDPAARRQGVARALVAAAAITARAAGAAAMFLEVAVDNDPAIALYEAHGFVRAGRRPSYYDRGGGIYVDAAVMRLDLGGTSL
- a CDS encoding Fur family transcriptional regulator is translated as MDRIENLCVEKGMRMTEQRRVIARVLSAAHDHPDVEELYRRSHQVDPHISIATVYRTVRLFEEAGIIARHDFRDGRSRYEEATEVHHDHLIDMKSGKVIEFVDDEIEALQEAIARKLGYKLVDHRLELYGVPVEE
- the miaB gene encoding tRNA (N6-isopentenyl adenosine(37)-C2)-methylthiotransferase MiaB; its protein translation is MSDPAPTRRLYIKTHGCQMNVYDSERMADLLSPLGYAMTERPEDADLVVLNTCHIREKATEKVYSELGYLKQMKLARQAAGQSMTIAVAGCVAQAEGKEIMHRQPAVDLVIGPQAYHQLPELIARAHRAKGERLSADFAADAKFDRLGAVRNPSGVTAFLTIQEGCDKFCTFCVVPYTRGAEFSRPVEAILAEARSLADQGVREVTLLGQNVNAYSGEGGLAGLARRLAKIEGLDRIRYTTSHPADMDDALIAAHGEVEALMPYLHLPVQAGSDRILRAMNRAHTADSYLRLVEKIRSQRPDIAMAGDFIVGFPGERDSDFEATLQLVREVGYAGAFSFKYSRRPGTPAAALPGQVADEVKDARLARLNALLDEQQTAFNESQAGRTLPVLFERAGRHPGQLSGRSPYLQAVHVSGPDHLIGQIVPVRIDSAAKMSLAGSLALEFA